A genomic window from Populus nigra chromosome 7, ddPopNigr1.1, whole genome shotgun sequence includes:
- the LOC133698727 gene encoding transcription factor HHO6-like — MGSVPPELSLDFVRPSSTTKTFTSAIKTFTFLPETITDFLKEVSMIDDAAVKGLKVDSFLNDLEEEKRKIDAFKRELPLCMLLLNDAIQVVREELMQCGTSNNQQPVLEEFIPLKKKIDDHGDDRESDGLIQEKDSKDKKNWMSSVQLWITDDHHPSTDYLFDAKQNFKLESKTNKKANQYVNEDAFQACKGRTAARTFMPFKAYPGSSRKEDDSNREELPVPALSLLTPGIKSIKEESNSTGSRSSCSRSVSTTAPNSESNLRNGPQSQQQSSRKHRRCWSPELHRQFVNALQQLGGAQVATPKQIRELMQVDGLTNDEVKSHLQKYRLHTRRVPPATASAPANQSAIVLGGLWMAQDQYGDSSKANSSKSGSPQGPLQLAVNTGGTSTTGGDSMEDDEDAKSEGYSWKSHIHRSGKDV, encoded by the exons atgggcTCGGTTCCACCTGAACTGAGCTTGGATTTTGTTAGGCcttcttcaacaacaaaaacatttaCTTCAGCAATAAAAACATTTACGTTTTTGCCTGAAACGATAACTGATTTTCTCAAGGAGGTTTCCATGATCGATGATGCTGCAGTGAAGGGTTTGAAAGTTGATAGTTTTCTTAATgacttggaagaagaaaagagaaagatcgATGCTTTTAAACGAGAGTTACCCCTTTGCATGCTCCTTCTGAATGATG CGATTCAAGTTGTGAGGGAGGAGTTGATGCAATGTGGAACATCAAACAATCAACAACCAGTATTGGAAGAATTCATtcccttgaagaaaaaaatcgatGATCATGGTGATGATCGTGAAAGTGATGGTTTAATACAGGAGAAAGACTCTAAAGACAAGAAAAACTGGATGAGTTCCGTTCAGTTATGGATTACTGATGATCATCATCCCTCTACTGATTACTTGTTTGATGCAAAACAAAACTTCAAATTAGAATCTAAG aCAAACAAGAAAGCAAATCAGTATGTGAATGAGGATGCATTCCAGGCTTGTAAAGGCAGGACTGCAGCAAGAACATTTATGCCATTTAAAGCCTACCCTGGTTCGTCAAGGAAAGAGGATGACAGTAATAGAGAGGAATTGCCGGTTCCTGCTCTTTCTCTTTTAACTCCTGGAATTAAGAGCATAAAAGAGGAATCCAACTCTACAGGTTCAAGAAGCAGTTGTAGTAGATCAGTTTCTACTACTGCCCCGAATTCAGAATCAAATTTACGAAATGGACCTCAATCCCAGCAGCAGAGTTCTAGGAAGCATAGGAGGTGCTGGTCACCAGAATTGCACCGCCAGTTTGTCAATGCTTTACAGCAACTTGGAGGCGCTCAAG TTGCTACTCCCAAGCAGATTAGAGAACTTATGCAAGTTGATGGCTTGACCAATGATGAAGTGAAGAGTCATTTGCAA AAATACCGACTTCATACACGGAGAGTGCCACCAGCTACAGCCTCCGCCCCTGCAAATCAATCTGCTATTGTTTTGGGGGGTTTGTGGATGGCCCAAGATCAGTATGGTGACTCCTCAAAGGCTAACAGTTCCAAGTCTGGCTCTCCCCAAGGCCCTCTGCAGCTAGCTGTAAACACAGGAGGGAC